A part of Acropora palmata chromosome 8, jaAcrPala1.3, whole genome shotgun sequence genomic DNA contains:
- the LOC141889290 gene encoding bone morphogenetic protein 2-A-like — MLTARLCCLFFGITLCFGVPSNYQEQSSDVKRSDHFRAVEQSLLRRLGFKSLPTPKKGSKDKVPKLVLDLYHNHVNDPEWMSTNFKYKGKWTNANTIRAFHHEGDHLSAPVTQLPANRWKLFFDIFSIPNEEILRSAELHLTFSTTKNASNHSASNGQLRRANVYQVVIPETAGQPAIKRLIGTRFTTGHGSKSFDVKQAVQHWLQNPTENFGLEVHLMSDADSPVTHVKSLSEDGTIDSKPLLLTFSHDRTEHVYRRRKRRSAAEDLSGESEVNYCQRHPLYVDFSEVGWNDWIVAPPGYQGFYCKGECPFPIADHLNTTNHAIVQTLMNSVNPNNVPPACCVPTTLEAISMLFMNEHSKVVLKNYQDMVVDGCGCR; from the exons ATGTTGACCGCTCGACTatgctgtttattttttgGAATAACCTTATGTTTTGGAGTACCATCCAATTATCAAGAGCAATCTTCTGACGTAAAACGTTCGGATCACTTCAGAGCTGTGGAACAGAGTCTATTGAGAAGACTGGGATTTAAATCTCTCCCCACCCCGAAAAAGGGCTCGAAAGACAAGGTACCAAAATTGGTTCTTGACTTGTATCATAATCACGTCAACGACCCCGAATGGATGTCGACCAACTTCAAGTACAAGGGAAAGTGGACCAATGCGAACACCATCAGAGCATTTCATCATGAAG GCGATCATTTGTCGGCTCCTGTGACTCAATTGCCTGCCAACCGATGGAAACTTTTTTTCGACATTTTCTCTATCCCAAATGAAGAAATCCTGAGATCCGCAGAGCTGCACTTAACATTCTCAACGACAAAAAATGCCTCCAATCATTCGGCATCAAACGGTCAGCTGAGACGAGCAAACGTTTACCAAGTTGTGATCCCCGAAACAGCTGGGCAGCCTGCTATCAAACGGTTAATTGGCACAAGATTTACTACAGGTCATGGCTCTAAAAGTTTTGACGTTAAACAGGCCGTCCAACACTGGTTACAAAACCCAACTGAGAATTTCGGTCTCGAAGTACATTTGATGTCAGATGCTGATTCGCCAGTCACACATGTCAAAAGTCTTAGTGAGGATGGTACGATTGACAGCAAACCGCTTCTTCTGACTTTTAGCCACGATAGAACGGAACACGTTTATCGCCGTCGTAAACGAAGGAGCGCGGCGGAAGATCTGTCTGGGGAAAGCGAAGTCAACTATTGCCAAAGACATCCGCTATATGTTGACTTCTCCGAAGTGGGATGGAACGATTGGATTGTGGCGCCTCCTGGTTATCAGGGCTTTTATTGCAAAGGCGAGTGTCCTTTTCCCATAGCAGACCACCTAAACACCACCAATCATGCAATTGTGCAGACCCTCATGAACAGCGTTAACCCGAACAACGTTCCACCGGCCTGCTGTGTACCTACAACACTGGAGGCCATCAGTATGCTATTCATGAATGAACACTCCAAAGTGGTGCTCAAGAACTACCAGGATATGGTGGTAGACGGCTGTGGTTGCCGTTAA